The Streptomyces fungicidicus nucleotide sequence GGACGCTTCCGGTGACCTCAGCGGCAGAGGGCGTCGATGTCCTCGGCGAAGGCCGGGAACTCGGCGCGGGCCTCGGTCACGATGTCTCGGGCCGGACGCCGAGGGGTGGTGGCATGGCGTTCGGCGAGTGCGGTGAGGGCCGCGTCGGAGCGTGACTGGGCGGCCCCGTACATCACGGCCTCGAAAGGCCCGCAGCCGTCGGCCAGCATCCACAGGAAGTCGGAGAGGTTCCCGGCCACCACGCCGCACTCGCCCTCCGAGCCCACGAAGACCACGGGCTGTTCGGTGAGGGGCAGGCCGGGCCGCACGTACCAGAGGGCCGCGAGGCCGCCGGACCCGTCCTGCCCGAACACTCGGTAGGCGTCACCGCCGACTTCGGGGTTACCCGTCCATTGGCGCAGCCAGTCGGTGGTCTCCTCGGCCGAGTCGAAGACACCGTACGGTTCGAAGTCGATCCCCTCGCCGTCCGCGTAGTCGATCTCCATGCGGGCCAGTTCGGCGAGGGCGGGGGGAAGGGCGCGGTGGTCATCGGTCGTCTGGTTCACGCGCGTACCGTAACCGCCGGCCTGACGTACGTCCGAGCCTGCCGGCCGGATCGGGGCAGGCCGCTGGTGTGCGGGTGGTGGGCCGGGGGCCGATGGTGCGGGTCAGCCGCCCTGGCCGGCGCTGCCGATCGGACCTACCCGTACCGGGGTGCCGGAGCCGTCCGTGACGGGCAGCGAGGCGGCGCCCGGCCAGTCGAGGGTGACCGACTTCGTCTCGTTCGGCGGGGTCACCACCAGGCCGGTGACGCGGACGCCGGAGCCG carries:
- a CDS encoding SMI1/KNR4 family protein, encoding MNQTTDDHRALPPALAELARMEIDYADGEGIDFEPYGVFDSAEETTDWLRQWTGNPEVGGDAYRVFGQDGSGGLAALWYVRPGLPLTEQPVVFVGSEGECGVVAGNLSDFLWMLADGCGPFEAVMYGAAQSRSDAALTALAERHATTPRRPARDIVTEARAEFPAFAEDIDALCR